One genomic region from Musa acuminata AAA Group cultivar baxijiao unplaced genomic scaffold, Cavendish_Baxijiao_AAA HiC_scaffold_660, whole genome shotgun sequence encodes:
- the LOC135662909 gene encoding cytochrome b6 produces the protein MSKVYDWFEERLEIQAIADDITSKYVPPHVNIFYCLGGITLTCFLVQVATGFAMTFYYRPTVTEAFSSVQYIMTEANFGWLIRSVHRWSASMMVLMMILHVFRVYLTGGFKKPRELTWVTGVVLAVLTASFGVTGYSLPRDQIGYWAVKIVTGVPEAIPVIGSPLVELLRGSASVGQSTLTRFYSLHTFVLPLLTAVFMLMHFPMIRKQGISGPL, from the exons ATGAGT AAAGTATATGATTGGTTTGAGGAACGTCTTGAGATTCAGGCGATTGCAGATGATATAACTAGTAAATATGTTCCTCCTCATGTCAACATATTTTATTGTTTAGGGGGGATCACACTTACTTGTTTTTTAGTACAAGTAGCTACAGGTTTTGCTATGACTTTTTACTACCGTCCAACCGTTACAGAGGCTTTTTCCTCTGTTCAATACATAATGACCGAGGCCAACTTTGGTTGGTTAATCCGATCAGTTCATCGATGGTCAGCAAGTATGATGGTTCTAATGATGATCTTGCACGTATTTCGTGTGTACCTTACAGGTGGATTTAAAAAACCCCGCGAATTAACTTGGGTTACAGGTGTAGTTTTGGCTGTATTGACGGCATCTTTTGGTGTAACTGGTTATTCCTTACCTCGGGACCAAATTGGTTATTGGGCAGTAAAAATTGTGACAGGCGTACCTGAAGCTATTCCCGTAATAGGATCGCCTTTGGTAGAGTTATTACGCGGAAGTGCTAGTGTGGGCCAATCCACTTTGACTCGTTTTTATAGTTTACACACTTTTGTATTGCCTCTTCTTACTGCCGTATTTATGTTAATGCATTTTCCAATGATACGTAAGCAAGGTATTTCGGGTCCTTTATAG
- the LOC135662905 gene encoding photosystem II CP47 reaction center protein — translation MGLPWYRVHTVVLNDPGRLLSVHIMHTALVAGWAGSMALYELAVFDPSDPALDPMWRQGMFVIPFMTRLGITNSWGGWSISGGTVTNPGIWSYEGVAGAHIVFSGLCFLAAIWHWVYWDLEIFCDERTGKPSLDLPKIFGIHLFLSGLACFGFGAFHVTGLYGPGIWVSDPYGLTGKVQPVSPAWGAEGFDPFVPGGIASHHIAAGTLGILAGLFHLSVRPPQRLYKGLRMGNIETVLSSSIAAVFFAAFVVAGTMWYGSATTPIELFGPTRYQWDQGYFQQEIYRRVSAGLAQNLSLSEAWSKIPEKLAFYDYIGNNPAKGGLFRAGSMDNGDGIAVGWLGHPVFRDKEGRELFVRRMPTFFETFPVVLVDGDGIVRADVPFRRAESKYSVEQVGVTVEFYGGELNGVSYSDPATVKKYARRAQLGEIFELDRATLKSDGVFRSSPRGWFTFGHATFALLFFFGHIWHGARTLFRDVFAGIDPDLDAQVEFGAFQKLGDPTTKRQVV, via the coding sequence ATGGGTTTGCCTTGGTATCGTGTTCATACTGTCGTATTGAATGATCCCGGTCGATTGCTTTCTGTCCATATAATGCATACAGCCCTAGTTGCTGGTTGGGCCGGTTCGATGGCTTTATACGAATTAGCGGTTTTTGATCCCTCTGACCCCGCTCTTGATCCAATGTGGAGACAAGGTATGTTCGTTATACCCTTCATGACTCGTTTAGGAATAACCAATTCGTGGGGTGGTTGGAGTATTTCAGGAGGAACTGTAACGAATCCCGGTATTTGGAGTTATGAAGGTGTGGCAGGGGCACATATTGTGTTTTCTGGCTTGTGCTTCTTGGCAGCTATCTGGCATTGGGTGTATTGGGACCTAGAAATATTCTGTGATGAACGTACGGGCAAACCATCTTTGGATTTGCCTAAGATCTTTGGAATTCATTTATTTCTCTCAGGGTTGGCTTGCTTTGGCTTTGGCGCATTTCATGTAACAGGTTTGTATGGTCCTGGAATATGGGTGTCCGATCCTTATGGACTAACTGGAAAAGTACAACCCGTAAGTCCAGCGTGGGGCGCAGAAGGCTTTGATCCTTTTGTTCCCGGAGGAATAGCCTCTCATCATATTGCAGCGGGTACATTGGGCATATTAGCAGGCTTATTCCATCTTAGTGTCCGTCCGCCTCAACGTCTATACAAAGGATTACGTATGGGCAATATTGAAACTGTACTTTCCAGTAGTATCGCTGCTGTTTTTTTTGCAGCTTTCGTTGTTGCTGGAACTATGTGGTATGGTTCAGCAACTACCCCAATCGAATTATTTGGTCCCACTCGTTATCAGTGGGATCAGGGATACTTTCAGCAAGAAATATATCGAAGAGTTAGCGCCGGACTAGCCCAAAATCTGAGTTTATCGGAAGCTTGGTCTAAAATTCCCGAAAAATTAGCTTTTTATGATTACATTGGTAATAATCCAGCAAAAGGGGGATTATTCAGAGCAGGGTCAATGGACAACGGGGATGGAATAGCTGTTGGGTGGTTAGGACACCCCGTCTTTAGAGATAAAGAAGGGCGCGAGCTTTTTGTACGTCGTATGCCTACCTTTTTTGAAACATTTCCGGTAGTTTTGGTAGATGGAGACGGAATTGTTAGAGCCGATGTTCCTTTTAGAAGGGCAGAATCAAAGTATAGTGTTGAACAAGTAGGTGTAACTGTTGAGTTCTATGGTGGCGAACTCAATGGAGTCAGTTATAGTGATCCTGCGACTGTAAAAAAATATGCTAGACGTGCCCAATTAGGTGAAATTTTTGAATTAGATCGGGCTACTTTGAAATCTGATGGCGTTTTTCGTAGCAGTCCAAGGGGTTGGTTCACTTTTGGCCATGCTACGTTTGCTTTGCTCTTCTTTTTCGGACACATTTGGCATGGCGCTAGAACCTTGTTCAGAGATGTTTTTGCTGGCATTGATCCAGATTTGGATGCTCAAGTGGAATTTGGAGCATTCCAAAAACTTGGGGATCCAACTACAAAGAGACAAGTAGTCTGA